A genomic segment from Bradyrhizobium sp. ISRA430 encodes:
- a CDS encoding TetR/AcrR family transcriptional regulator translates to MRFEKGHKSATRRHIIDVASKCMRRDGISATGIAGIMGEAGLTKGAFSPHFDSKDILVREALARALADQQYRLEEDQLKGLDLEGSIRRYLNYAHLEDPGDGCPSAALLPEIAHQPQNTREDYEKALESYVGTLAALLPGADSAANHRRARAIFALMVGTLQFARAIPDAAKAQQTLDGGIEAALHLARAP, encoded by the coding sequence ATGCGTTTCGAGAAAGGCCACAAGTCGGCGACACGTCGGCACATAATCGATGTGGCATCGAAGTGTATGCGCCGGGACGGCATCTCCGCCACCGGGATTGCCGGGATTATGGGCGAGGCCGGTCTAACCAAAGGAGCCTTTTCTCCGCACTTCGACTCCAAGGACATCCTTGTTCGCGAGGCGCTGGCGAGAGCGCTGGCTGACCAGCAGTATCGGCTTGAGGAAGATCAGCTCAAAGGCCTCGATCTCGAAGGCTCAATCCGGAGATACTTAAACTACGCTCACCTTGAAGACCCTGGGGACGGGTGTCCCTCCGCAGCGTTGCTTCCGGAAATCGCGCATCAGCCTCAGAACACCAGGGAAGATTACGAGAAAGCGCTGGAAAGCTACGTTGGGACTTTAGCGGCGCTGCTACCCGGCGCAGATTCTGCCGCGAACCACCGTCGGGCGAGGGCCATCTTCGCTCTCATGGTGGGCACTCTACAGTTTGCGCGGGCTATCCCCGACGCTGCCAAAGCGCAGCAAACTTTGGATGGAGGCATTGAAGCCGCGCTGCACTTGGCGCGAGCTCCATGA